DNA sequence from the Candidatus Bathyarchaeota archaeon genome:
AACTTCCGTGGGGTAAATATTGTATTTTACGGAAAGAAGAGCAATATGTTCCCCTAATGTTGATTTTTTCTGTCGCAAATTCCTTCTCTCAATTTGTTTGGTCAGAGAAAAAGCAATGCCCTTGGTTGCTGTTTGGCCTTTTTCTCAATTATTCTGTGCCGTATCAATATAGCGGTAATCCTATATTAGGTTGACTATGAACGGCTTTTTTCTTGCTTATTTTTTGGTGCCAAGACCTGTTTTGCTTTTCGCTATGGGAAATTCGCTTTAGGAACTGCCTTTATGATTACCTGATGTGTCAGTTGGAGGCATCTACTTTATAAGCATGGAATGCACGTTAAGGTGGTAATGTGTGAAAAAGAGATTTTTTGCACAGCAATTAGTAGGAGTTGAAAATAGAGAATGTCATACGGTAACAGAGAGATGCACAAGGCAACCTGCGCTGACTGCGGAAAAGAATGCGAAGTTCCTTTCAAGCCAGACGGCACAAGGCCAGTTTACTGCCGAGAGTGCTACTCAAAACGCAGACCACCACGAAGATACTAAGCGCGAGCTTGAGCATCTTTCTATAATCTAGATTTTTCTTTTTTTATTTTTTGTTGCTTCTTTTCGAGTATTGTGTTCTACTATTAGAAATGGAATTTAGGTCTTTTTGGGCTATTTACGACGTTTTGGGACTAACATGTGTTTTTTTATCGTCGTTGTTCAATTGGACTTTGTTTTAGCTATGCATAATCGTGTAATTGTGCTCTTGCGGTTTTTTCTATAGCCCCCCTCATTTATACTATGAATAAGCGCAAGTTTGTTGCTCTGCCAGCTACCCCTATCCCCCTATTTAAAGCACTGATTTCAACATGATTTTGGCGCTGGAAAAGCGTCAATGGCACCTACCCCTATAGGTTTGTGCATAGAACTGCTATTTGCATCCAAATACGCTGGATTAAGTTAAAACGGTTGAGAAAGCTTTTTTAAGTTCGCGAATTGCCTCTCTTTGCCCTAGCAATTTTTAATAAGGGAAACACTAAACGATTGTTGATGATTACTTTGCCTGAAAAAGTTCTAGTAACATCCGCTTGGCCCTACATCAACGTCACGCCACACCTTGGCAACCTCGTCGGTTCAGTCTTGTCTGCTGACGTTGCAGCCCGATACTATAGACTAAAGGGTGACGACGTGTTGATGGTGAGCGGTTCAGATGAGCATGGCACGCCAATTGAAGTGGAAGCCATAAAACAAGGTATCACGCCTAAAGAGTTGACTGACCGTAACCACGCCAAAGTTGCTGAACTCTTCCGCCGCTGGGATGCTTCTTTTGACAATTACACAAGTACCGAGAGCCCAGTGCACAAAGAGTTTGTCCAGAAAACTCTCCTTGAGATTCAAAAGAACGGCTACATCTTTGAGCAGGAAACACAGATGCTCTATTGTGAGCATGACCAGCGGTTCTTGCCAGACCGTTTTGTAGAGGGCAAGTGTCCGTACTGTGGTTGTGAGAAAGCCCGTGGCGACCAATGCGACCTATGTGGCAGGCTTTTGGAGCCGACTTCGCTGGTTGATCCTTACTGTGCCATCTGCAAAAACAAGCCCACGATAAAAACGACTCTGCACTGGTATATTGACCTCTCCAAACTCGCCGACCCTCTTACTGAGTACTTGAAGAGTAATCAGCAGTTACCAACTAACGTTAAGAACTTTAGCTTAAACTGGATAAAAGAAGGCTTAAAACCGCGCGCAGTCACCCGTGACATAGAATGGGGTATTCCCGCGCCTTTCAAAGGTGCAGAGGGCAAAACCATCTACGTTTGGGTAGACGCCGTCTTAGGCTACGTTTCTGCAACAATCGAACAGTGCCAACGAATGGGGCAACCTGAGAAGTGGCGCGAGTTCTGGTTTGGCAATCAAGCTAAAACTCTCTATTTTGTCGGTAAAGACAACATACCCTTCCACACGATAATTCTGCCAGCGTTGCTTTTGGCTTCGGGTCAGGGCTATAATCTGCCTTGGCATGTCTCTGCTACTGAGTTTCTGCAGTTTCGCGGTCAAAAAGCCTCTAAGAGCCAGCGCGTAGGCATCTGGATAGATGAAGCTTTAGAAATGTTCCCAGTGGACTATTGGCGTTTTTTCCTCATCACAACGCGCCCCGAAAGCAAAGATACCAACTTCACGTGGGCGGCATTCATCGACAAGATTAACGCTGACCTAAACGATACCTTCGGTAATTTTATCCATCGCACACTCTCATTCATCAACAGCAAATTCAACGCTCAAATCCCAGCGCCGACCAAGCTTGATAGCGATGACGAAGCAGTGCTGCAAGCCGTAAAGGAAAAAGTGCAACAAGCCGCCAAAGAAATCGAGGATTCATGGCTACAATCTGCCGCCAACACGCTAATCAGCATTAGTCGCATCGGCAACCAATACTTGAATACCAAAGAGCCATGGAATCTTATGAAAACTGACAGGGAAAAAGCTGGAACAATTTTTTACGTGGCAGCGCAAGTGGTTAAGGCAATTACAGTAGTTTGTGAGCCCTTCATACCGCAAACGGCTGAACAGCTTTGGCAAATACTTCAGCTTGAGGGAAGCGTACACAAAAGCAACTGGAAAGAAGCCCTAAAGCCTCTTGAGGCTGGACAAAAAATCGCTAAGCCCAAACCACTATTCCACAAAATCGAAGGTGACGAAGAAAAACTCGATGGAATGCTCGCGCAAATAAGAGCCACACAGGGGAGCCAAAAATAGAGGCTATCAAATGCAAATAAAAGCTGACCTGCATGTTCATACCACTTTTTCTAAGGATTCACTGATAACCCCAAAAGACCTCGTCTACTACGCAAAAAAACGCGGGTTGAACGCTGTCGCTGTCACCGACCACGACCAGCTTGAAGGCGCTTATAAAATCGCCAAAGAAACCGACTTTCTAATCATTCCTGGCATGGAAGTTTCAAGCAGTGACGGGCATATCGTTGCCTTAAACGTGCAAGAACTCATCCCTAAAGGTTTTAGTGCTGTAGAGACCGTGGAGCGAATTCATCAAGCAGGCGGAGTCGCAATTGCATGTCATCCTTATGTTTATTTTAAGGGTTGCTTACGAGAGAAGGTTTGTGCAAGTTTTGACGCTATAGAAGTCATAAACGCCAGGGCTTTCCCATTCAAAAATAGTGTGAAAAAAGCGCAGATATCGGCGGAACGATTTGGGCTTTCGCGAGTTGCAGGAACCGATGCACATTATGGTCCACAAATTGGTTATGCTTACACGGAGATTGAGGCGGCTGAACCAAGCGTTGAAGCCATAGTGGCGGCTATAGTTAAAGGTGATTGCCAACCGTTTGGTAGACCCGTGCCAGCTATCGTGGACTTGCAACAACAGGTTCAAAGGTTTAAGCGAATGATCAAAAAACTGGGCAATGCTTGAGCCACTTTTCGGTTTACTGTTTATTTTTCTTTTGAAAACCTGAAGGCTAACATGTCTAAACCAATTTTTTTGGCGTCTTGAACAGGGTTGACTTTTGAGCGCCCATTATGCCTCTCTCTCCAGGTCACGGCTACTTCCGCTACTGGATAACCAAGTTTTTTGCAGCGGATAATCATTTCTGTATCGAAGAAATAGCCGTCTGCCTTGCAACTGCTCAAAACTGCCTCTGCGACATCGCGACTCATTATTTTGAAGCCGCATTGATGATCACGAATCCCATCGAGAAACAGCAACCTAACGAACAGGTTGTATGTTAAGCTAAACACGGTTCTGGAGAGTTTGCGTTCAACACGTGCACCACGTACATGCCTCGACCCTATTGCCATTCCACCATTTTGTTTAACTATGCTTAGAAGTTTGGGTAAACATGCCAAGTCGGTGGCTAAATCCACATCCATGAATGTTACGTATTTGCCTTTGGAATTGGACAGCGCTTTTCTGATTGCTTTCCCTTTTCCCAGCCTATTGGGCGAGTGTAGCAATAGAAGGTTTGGGTTGGACTCTGCCATTTTTGCTACGATAACGTCTGTGCCATCGGTACTTCCGTCCTCCGACACGATTATTTCATAGGATTCTGTGAATGAGCGGACAGCTGCCTCAACATTCTGCACGCATTTTCCAATCTGCGACGCTTCGTTGTATGCTGGAAGCAGGATTGAAATTTCTTTTTGTGGCTGTCTACTCAAGTGTTTCGACCTTGTAGGCTTAAAAGAAAAATGATTCTTAGCCATAAATGACTTTTGTATTCAACCAAAAAATCAGTGCGGTTGAGGACTATCGCAAACTCTTTTTAGAAGCAACCCTAATTCTCATTCTAAAAAAGGGGTCGCTAAACATTAAACCAGCAACCTACAGTAGCGGTCAGCCTTCATACGTGCAAACAAGGTTAGGTGAGCGGCTCAAGAAAAAGCTTGTTGAGCAAAAGTTTAGGCTTGCATTGTTGTTTTTCTTGATTGTGTTTGCTTGTGCTGCCACGTACCAGTTGGATTACATGTCAGTGCAATGGGATGAAATGCCTCACCTCTACGGCGGAGTGCTTCTATCGCGCGGCCAAATTTGGGAGTACATGACAACTTACGCATATTACCCGCCTATCTTTGACCTTGTTACAACAGGGTTTTTCCAGATTTTTGGGGCAAACGAGTTTGCAGGTCGCATGGTAGCGGTCACCTTCTCTTTACTTGCTATTTGGCTCGTATTCGAATTATCCAAGAAAACGTATGGACAAAAACATGCATTTTTGGCAAGTGTTCTGTTGGGTACGATGCCGGGAGTTTTTTGGCTTTCACGAGTAACTATGCTAGAAACCATGCTTATCTTCTTTTTCACACTAGTTATGTTTGCGTTCTACTCGTGGCTGAGCAACTCTAGCAGTTACCGTGCGCTGGTGTTTAGCGGTTTAGCATTAGGCATCGGCGTTTTGGCGAAGTACCAGATTGTTGTTGCAACACTCGCCATGCTACTTTGCATTTTGTTTCTTGCCAGAAAAAAACTGAAGCTTAACTCAGCCAAGTTTGCTCTAATCATCGTGGTCGCAGTACTGGTTGTGGCGCCGTGGTTTGTTGCAATTTATCACTACAACGGCATGACAAAGTTCGAAACCATCCAGTACGTTATGAGCGAGGGGGGGCAGGACCGACCTGCGTATAGCAACCGTTTCCAACCTGTTCCCGTATTTTATCTTGTTGAAATGACTTGGCCTTTCAATGATATTGCTGTGCACCCGATTTCGTTGCCGATTTTCATTTTGGGTTTATGTGGACTTGGCTTGTTTGCGTATCGTCGAAGTAAGCAGGACATTTTCTTTTTGACTTGGTTTGTGGTGGTTTACGTTTTTTTCACGGTGATTCCTAATAGGCAGTGGCGTTATGTGACTCCTCTTTTTCCAATTATCGCCATTGCAGCGGCGTGTTTTATCATGTTTCTCTATGGTAAAGTGCAAGGGTGGAAGCCCCAGCAGGTCGGCATCAAAGCTGAGCGGTTAAAGAAGTTGGCGGCAGCAGCTTTTATCGCAATTATCGCTTGTACAGTG
Encoded proteins:
- the metG gene encoding methionine--tRNA ligase: MITLPEKVLVTSAWPYINVTPHLGNLVGSVLSADVAARYYRLKGDDVLMVSGSDEHGTPIEVEAIKQGITPKELTDRNHAKVAELFRRWDASFDNYTSTESPVHKEFVQKTLLEIQKNGYIFEQETQMLYCEHDQRFLPDRFVEGKCPYCGCEKARGDQCDLCGRLLEPTSLVDPYCAICKNKPTIKTTLHWYIDLSKLADPLTEYLKSNQQLPTNVKNFSLNWIKEGLKPRAVTRDIEWGIPAPFKGAEGKTIYVWVDAVLGYVSATIEQCQRMGQPEKWREFWFGNQAKTLYFVGKDNIPFHTIILPALLLASGQGYNLPWHVSATEFLQFRGQKASKSQRVGIWIDEALEMFPVDYWRFFLITTRPESKDTNFTWAAFIDKINADLNDTFGNFIHRTLSFINSKFNAQIPAPTKLDSDDEAVLQAVKEKVQQAAKEIEDSWLQSAANTLISISRIGNQYLNTKEPWNLMKTDREKAGTIFYVAAQVVKAITVVCEPFIPQTAEQLWQILQLEGSVHKSNWKEALKPLEAGQKIAKPKPLFHKIEGDEEKLDGMLAQIRATQGSQK
- a CDS encoding CehA/McbA family metallohydrolase, translating into MQIKADLHVHTTFSKDSLITPKDLVYYAKKRGLNAVAVTDHDQLEGAYKIAKETDFLIIPGMEVSSSDGHIVALNVQELIPKGFSAVETVERIHQAGGVAIACHPYVYFKGCLREKVCASFDAIEVINARAFPFKNSVKKAQISAERFGLSRVAGTDAHYGPQIGYAYTEIEAAEPSVEAIVAAIVKGDCQPFGRPVPAIVDLQQQVQRFKRMIKKLGNA
- a CDS encoding DNA-directed RNA polymerase produces the protein MSYGNREMHKATCADCGKECEVPFKPDGTRPVYCRECYSKRRPPRRY
- a CDS encoding glycosyltransferase family 2 protein; its protein translation is MSRQPQKEISILLPAYNEASQIGKCVQNVEAAVRSFTESYEIIVSEDGSTDGTDVIVAKMAESNPNLLLLHSPNRLGKGKAIRKALSNSKGKYVTFMDVDLATDLACLPKLLSIVKQNGGMAIGSRHVRGARVERKLSRTVFSLTYNLFVRLLFLDGIRDHQCGFKIMSRDVAEAVLSSCKADGYFFDTEMIIRCKKLGYPVAEVAVTWRERHNGRSKVNPVQDAKKIGLDMLAFRFSKEK
- a CDS encoding glycosyltransferase family 39 protein, whose product is MTFVFNQKISAVEDYRKLFLEATLILILKKGSLNIKPATYSSGQPSYVQTRLGERLKKKLVEQKFRLALLFFLIVFACAATYQLDYMSVQWDEMPHLYGGVLLSRGQIWEYMTTYAYYPPIFDLVTTGFFQIFGANEFAGRMVAVTFSLLAIWLVFELSKKTYGQKHAFLASVLLGTMPGVFWLSRVTMLETMLIFFFTLVMFAFYSWLSNSSSYRALVFSGLALGIGVLAKYQIVVATLAMLLCILFLARKKLKLNSAKFALIIVVAVLVVAPWFVAIYHYNGMTKFETIQYVMSEGGQDRPAYSNRFQPVPVFYLVEMTWPFNDIAVHPISLPIFILGLCGLGLFAYRRSKQDIFFLTWFVVVYVFFTVIPNRQWRYVTPLFPIIAIAAACFIMFLYGKVQGWKPQQVGIKAERLKKLAAAAFIAIIACTVFYSGYNAYEMTVRDQIHIPVKEATAYLASHLDQNQSAVLVCAFNLLNQDMFRFYLPQNMKSEQIWQYPALAVDAFTPNFNITEFVDLCVERNVKYIILFDYGIHAQFFNTTLTYTDIETMLFNTGRFGDPLDQPFWGEFYGNYGYRIFLVRFLG